The Lacipirellula parvula genome window below encodes:
- a CDS encoding DUF1559 domain-containing protein has protein sequence MKFRLGTMAYAFALLAAGMAAFGAWGIVRAVGVMWFWLWTSGGRPRRRPMLWGLGAVCIVGATQLLLPTATPAAYHAVQRQLCLVNLKFWAAGISEYESANGTLPPVALRDPAGKPLHSWRTLVLPYLDLKGLYGKFDLRLPWDDSANATAAQTLLEFQQCPADHQHGPATSYFAVVGPRTAWPADGKRKIDEITDGASNTILLMEAPGRSVDWAEPRDLSFDEAVDVLTGQGLRAGSHDVDVYNLIFVVYADGRLGSLSAPLSRELATALLTIDGGEAIDKAELVKAEPRKMSVEFLWGLSAFVALALWPGVCVWRGVRTPTV, from the coding sequence ATGAAGTTTCGGTTGGGGACGATGGCGTACGCGTTCGCGCTGCTGGCGGCGGGGATGGCGGCGTTTGGCGCGTGGGGGATTGTTCGTGCCGTGGGCGTGATGTGGTTCTGGCTATGGACTAGCGGCGGGAGGCCTCGACGTCGGCCGATGCTGTGGGGCCTCGGGGCGGTCTGCATTGTGGGAGCGACTCAACTGCTGTTGCCGACGGCGACGCCTGCCGCCTACCACGCCGTGCAACGACAACTGTGCCTCGTGAATCTCAAGTTCTGGGCGGCCGGTATCAGCGAGTACGAATCGGCCAACGGGACTTTGCCGCCCGTCGCACTGCGCGACCCCGCGGGGAAGCCTCTTCATAGCTGGCGCACGCTAGTCTTGCCCTATCTGGACTTGAAGGGATTGTACGGCAAGTTTGATTTGCGGCTGCCATGGGACGATTCGGCCAACGCGACAGCCGCGCAGACTCTGCTTGAATTCCAGCAATGTCCGGCCGATCATCAGCACGGGCCGGCGACGAGTTACTTTGCCGTCGTTGGGCCAAGGACGGCGTGGCCGGCGGATGGGAAGCGAAAGATCGATGAAATCACCGACGGGGCTTCCAACACGATTCTCCTGATGGAAGCGCCGGGGCGAAGCGTCGATTGGGCCGAACCTCGCGATCTGTCATTTGACGAAGCGGTCGACGTCCTCACGGGCCAGGGCCTGCGTGCGGGCAGCCATGACGTTGACGTCTACAATCTCATCTTCGTGGTCTACGCGGACGGCCGGCTCGGATCGTTGTCGGCGCCGCTGTCCAGGGAATTAGCGACCGCGCTGCTGACCATCGACGGGGGCGAAGCAATTGACAAGGCGGAACTTGTGAAGGCAGAGCCGCGGAAGATGAGTGTGGAGTTTTTGTGGGGATTGTCGGCGTTTGTTGCGTTGGCGCTGTGGCCGGGCGTTTGCGTTTGGCGGGGCGTGAGAACGCCAACGGTTTGA
- the fusA gene encoding elongation factor G: MDLRKVRNIGISAHIDSGKTTLSERILFYAGRIHKIEDVRGGGDGATMDFMELEKERGITITSAATSLKWEGHNINLIDTPGHVDFTVEVERSLRVLDGAVLVLCSVGGVQSQSMTVDRQMKRYNVPRLAFINKMDRTGANPESVTKQVREKLGADAVMMQIPVGREDEFNGVVDLITMKAYYFDGSNGEKIRVEAIPAELAEEAAEARTHMLEALSMYSDELMELLLSEGEVTEKLIHKIIRDATINQGFTPVYLGSAYKNKGVQLLIDAVTRYLPSPLDRKYTAIDPKNPTERINLESDATKPFVGMAFKIMDDEFGQLTFTRVYQGTAKKGEMYINQRTGKKDRFSRIVKMHSDKREDIDQAEAGDIVAIMGLDCASGDTYAPESGYATLENMFVAEPVIKMSINPLTREGIDRLSKALQRFRKEDPTFNVFTDEETSETVIAGMGELHLEIYVERIRREYRVEVEVGAPKVSYREAPTVPYNFNHTRKKQTGGSGQYGCIMGTMGPMTDEERAEAGAEFMFLDKVVGGRIPKNFIPAIEKGVRNMLVKGPLAGFPVVNLKFELNDGKYHDVDSSDMAFMLTAQELLREEFGKMKPALLEPIMLVEIECPDSFQGSVVGNVSSRRGMVTSTETQGKMCKIIAEVPLAQTFGYSTDLRSMTQGQGTFTMELCKYAPVPGNLQQDIIAERKAELQPA, encoded by the coding sequence ATGGACCTTCGCAAAGTACGCAACATCGGCATCTCCGCTCACATCGACTCGGGCAAGACAACGCTCAGCGAGCGCATCCTGTTCTATGCCGGACGTATCCATAAGATCGAAGACGTCCGCGGCGGCGGCGACGGCGCCACCATGGACTTCATGGAGCTGGAAAAAGAGCGCGGCATCACGATCACCTCCGCCGCCACCAGCCTCAAGTGGGAAGGCCACAACATCAACCTGATCGACACCCCCGGCCACGTCGACTTCACCGTCGAAGTGGAGCGCTCGCTCCGCGTTCTCGACGGCGCCGTCCTCGTGCTCTGCTCGGTCGGCGGCGTCCAGTCGCAGTCGATGACCGTCGATCGCCAGATGAAGCGCTACAACGTGCCGCGCCTCGCGTTCATCAACAAGATGGACCGCACCGGCGCCAATCCGGAAAGCGTCACCAAGCAAGTCCGCGAGAAACTCGGCGCCGACGCCGTGATGATGCAGATCCCCGTCGGCCGTGAAGACGAGTTCAACGGCGTCGTCGACCTCATCACGATGAAGGCCTACTACTTCGACGGCTCGAACGGCGAAAAGATCCGCGTGGAAGCGATTCCCGCCGAACTGGCCGAGGAAGCCGCCGAAGCGCGCACCCACATGCTCGAAGCCCTCTCGATGTACAGCGACGAGCTGATGGAGCTCCTCCTCAGCGAAGGCGAAGTCACCGAGAAGCTGATCCACAAGATCATCCGCGACGCCACGATCAACCAGGGTTTCACCCCGGTCTACTTGGGCTCCGCCTATAAGAACAAGGGCGTCCAACTGCTGATCGACGCGGTCACGCGCTACCTCCCCAGCCCGCTCGATCGCAAGTACACCGCGATCGACCCGAAGAACCCCACCGAACGCATCAACCTTGAAAGCGACGCGACCAAGCCATTCGTCGGCATGGCGTTCAAGATCATGGACGACGAGTTCGGCCAGCTCACCTTCACCCGCGTCTACCAAGGCACGGCCAAGAAGGGCGAAATGTACATCAACCAACGCACCGGCAAGAAGGATCGCTTCAGCCGGATCGTGAAGATGCATAGCGATAAGCGCGAAGACATCGACCAAGCCGAAGCTGGCGACATCGTCGCCATCATGGGCCTCGACTGCGCCTCGGGCGATACCTACGCCCCCGAGTCGGGCTACGCGACGCTCGAAAACATGTTCGTCGCCGAACCGGTCATCAAGATGTCGATCAACCCGCTCACCCGCGAAGGCATCGATCGCCTCTCGAAGGCCCTGCAGCGCTTCCGCAAGGAAGACCCGACGTTCAACGTCTTCACCGACGAAGAAACGAGCGAAACGGTCATCGCCGGCATGGGCGAGCTCCACTTGGAAATTTACGTCGAACGCATTCGCCGCGAATACCGCGTCGAAGTCGAAGTCGGCGCCCCCAAGGTCAGCTACCGCGAGGCCCCCACGGTCCCCTACAACTTCAACCACACCCGCAAGAAGCAAACGGGCGGTTCGGGTCAGTACGGCTGCATCATGGGCACCATGGGCCCGATGACCGACGAAGAACGCGCTGAAGCTGGCGCCGAATTCATGTTCCTCGACAAGGTCGTCGGCGGTCGCATCCCGAAGAACTTCATCCCCGCCATTGAAAAGGGCGTGCGGAACATGCTCGTGAAGGGCCCGCTCGCCGGCTTCCCGGTGGTGAACCTGAAGTTCGAACTGAACGACGGCAAGTACCACGACGTCGACAGCTCCGACATGGCGTTCATGCTCACCGCGCAAGAACTGCTCCGCGAAGAGTTCGGCAAGATGAAGCCGGCTCTCCTCGAGCCGATCATGCTCGTCGAAATCGAATGCCCCGACTCCTTCCAAGGAAGCGTCGTCGGCAACGTCAGCAGCCGCCGCGGCATGGTCACCAGCACCGAGACCCAAGGCAAGATGTGCAAAATCATCGCCGAGGTCCCGCTGGCCCAAACCTTCGGTTACTCGACCGACCTGCGGTCGATGACCCAAGGCCAGGGAACGTTCACGATGGAACTTTGCAAGTACGCCCCCGTGCCGGGCAACCTGCAGCAAGACATCATCGCCGAACGCAAGGCCGAACTGCAGCCCGCTTAA
- a CDS encoding CAAX prenyl protease-related protein, translating to MEAPVSDNIPESKRWLFEGDAPPLPRGIWGRWPAITFVLPFVVYMLIGMLEPGPPKQFQLPKPGETPKLGKTGEPIGIPGSDGRRHDADGHVIGDDVELNDKGYTQIPYTYYPRIYTIKIIATVVTMLLVLPGYLSFPLKLNWISILVGAVGAVLWIGICKLHLEQKLLVPIGLGSVLGLGERTAYNPLEKLASDPTWAYQFLAIRLFGLAIIVPIIEEFFTRGFLIRFVMDVDWFKIPFGRVDKLGLITSVAFPMLMHPGELFAAFVWFSLITWLMIRTKNIWDCVAAHAVTNGMLGAWVLWSGDWWLM from the coding sequence ATGGAAGCACCGGTCAGCGACAACATCCCGGAATCGAAGCGGTGGCTGTTCGAGGGGGACGCCCCGCCGCTGCCGCGCGGAATCTGGGGCCGCTGGCCTGCCATCACGTTCGTGCTGCCGTTCGTGGTTTACATGCTGATTGGCATGCTCGAGCCGGGGCCGCCCAAGCAGTTCCAACTCCCGAAGCCGGGCGAGACCCCCAAGCTGGGAAAAACGGGCGAGCCGATCGGCATCCCCGGCAGCGACGGCCGACGGCACGACGCCGATGGACACGTGATCGGCGACGACGTCGAGCTCAATGACAAGGGCTACACGCAGATTCCCTACACCTACTATCCCCGAATTTACACCATCAAGATCATCGCGACCGTCGTGACGATGCTGCTGGTGTTGCCGGGGTATTTGAGCTTCCCGCTGAAATTGAATTGGATCTCGATCCTCGTAGGCGCCGTCGGCGCCGTGCTGTGGATTGGGATCTGCAAGCTCCATTTGGAGCAGAAGTTGCTCGTGCCAATTGGGCTCGGGAGCGTACTGGGGCTGGGCGAGCGAACTGCCTACAACCCGCTGGAGAAACTGGCGAGCGACCCGACCTGGGCTTACCAGTTCCTGGCGATCCGGCTATTCGGGCTCGCGATCATCGTGCCGATCATCGAAGAGTTCTTCACCCGCGGGTTCTTGATCCGCTTTGTGATGGACGTCGACTGGTTCAAGATCCCGTTTGGTCGCGTCGACAAGCTGGGGCTGATCACCTCGGTGGCGTTCCCGATGTTGATGCATCCGGGCGAACTGTTCGCCGCGTTCGTCTGGTTCAGCTTGATTACGTGGCTGATGATCCGGACGAAGAACATCTGGGATTGCGTCGCCGCGCACGCCGTGACCAACGGCATGTTGGGAGCGTGGGTGCTGTGGTCGGGCGATTGGTGGTTGATGTAG
- a CDS encoding tetratricopeptide repeat protein, which yields MEFHNATRFNRVAGALLALGVVATGAGAYADESNISFVSDEGVELQEPAGEAAGASDLVVFADDSQPAVVVATPAPAAQPTPSAQGTLSVVANSGRQAPLAPVAAPAMTPEAAAASQTMLADAAVTPAAHRRGPVFNGQSNRRGGMNSPVRQQPQRQPSADDFVAITDQDEPARPSHAASSTPQATPQSAQTSEQLLVSSYQLSLTAQSEAEYSQIIRDCAASMRGNSNPENRKFSHELSAWALNRRGQARADQGQFDLALADFRAAIEFDANCWRAYHNRGVSLAQAGQFAEAFDDICRCIAINPNFAKAYSNRATLYVQAGDVDNAVSDYESALRLEPQLTQALVGYGRLCHMTGRFDDALANLDRAMAGTEITAEVCCSRGDLLVDLGRYTDALKDYAKAIDLDPQFEHAYRNGAWLLATCPDETIRDAKAALAGAQKALACGYGDRCAALDTLAAAQANAGQYREAVATINQAIQIAPPQAREAYEERRAMYQAGQPFRTEPVSDVQTADFVEG from the coding sequence ATGGAATTTCACAACGCCACTCGATTCAACCGGGTTGCCGGAGCTTTGCTAGCACTGGGCGTCGTCGCCACGGGCGCTGGCGCTTACGCTGACGAATCGAACATCTCGTTTGTCAGCGACGAAGGCGTCGAACTCCAAGAACCGGCCGGCGAGGCCGCCGGCGCGAGCGATCTGGTAGTCTTCGCCGACGACAGCCAGCCCGCCGTCGTCGTAGCGACGCCCGCGCCTGCCGCTCAGCCGACGCCTTCCGCTCAGGGGACGCTATCGGTCGTCGCCAACAGCGGCCGCCAGGCCCCGCTGGCGCCAGTCGCTGCTCCGGCGATGACGCCCGAGGCTGCCGCAGCGTCGCAAACGATGCTCGCCGACGCTGCCGTCACGCCGGCCGCTCATCGTCGCGGCCCAGTTTTCAACGGACAATCGAATCGCCGCGGCGGCATGAACTCGCCAGTGCGTCAGCAACCGCAACGCCAGCCGAGCGCCGACGACTTTGTCGCGATCACCGACCAGGACGAGCCCGCGCGTCCGTCGCACGCCGCCTCCTCGACGCCGCAAGCGACGCCGCAGTCGGCTCAAACATCCGAACAACTGCTGGTGAGTTCTTACCAGCTGTCGCTCACCGCTCAGAGCGAAGCCGAGTACTCGCAAATCATCCGCGATTGCGCCGCCTCGATGCGGGGCAACTCGAATCCTGAAAATCGCAAGTTCAGCCACGAGCTTTCCGCTTGGGCCCTTAACCGCCGCGGCCAAGCCCGCGCCGACCAAGGGCAATTCGACCTCGCGCTCGCCGACTTCCGCGCCGCGATCGAGTTCGACGCCAACTGCTGGCGGGCCTACCACAACCGCGGCGTCAGCCTCGCCCAAGCGGGGCAGTTCGCCGAAGCGTTCGACGACATCTGCCGCTGCATCGCGATCAATCCGAACTTCGCGAAGGCCTACTCGAACCGCGCCACGCTCTACGTGCAGGCCGGCGACGTCGACAACGCCGTCTCCGATTACGAGTCGGCCTTACGGCTCGAACCGCAGCTCACGCAAGCCCTCGTCGGCTATGGTCGCCTCTGCCACATGACCGGCCGCTTTGACGACGCCCTCGCGAACCTCGATCGGGCGATGGCCGGAACCGAAATCACGGCGGAAGTCTGCTGTAGCCGCGGCGACCTGCTCGTCGACCTCGGCCGCTATACCGACGCTCTGAAAGACTACGCGAAGGCAATCGACCTCGATCCGCAGTTTGAACACGCCTATCGCAACGGCGCGTGGTTGCTCGCCACCTGTCCGGACGAAACGATCCGCGATGCGAAGGCCGCTCTCGCCGGAGCCCAAAAGGCTCTCGCATGCGGCTACGGCGATCGCTGTGCCGCACTTGATACGCTCGCCGCCGCTCAGGCCAATGCCGGCCAATATCGCGAAGCGGTCGCCACGATCAACCAAGCGATTCAAATCGCTCCGCCGCAAGCTCGCGAGGCGTACGAAGAACGCCGCGCGATGTACCAAGCGGGCCAACCGTTCCGCACCGAACCGGTATCGGACGTGCAAACGGCTGATTTCGTGGAAGGCTAG
- a CDS encoding class II fumarate hydratase, with amino-acid sequence MSFRTERDTMGEMQVPADALYGASTARAVDNFPVALEPVPATVIHAFGYLKAACAQANQELGKLDAKITESIVAASLEVAAGKHDKHFPVDIYQTGSGTSTNMNANEVIANLANDHRGIGLGAKNEKGAIHPNDHVNMGQSSNDTFPAAMHIAGAVQIKDKLIPALTRFANDLEAKGKEWDEIVKIGRTHLMDATPIRVGQVFAGYAAQAQYAVARAGRALAALEENMPIGGTAVGTGINTHPEFAKRVCAALTKQLGVNFKEAENHCEAQGAKDSFVAAHAELKTIAVSMTKIANDIRWLGSGPRCGLFELLLPETQPGSSIMPGKVNPVIAESMMMVCCRVIGNDAVVTTSALGGIGSLFELNVAMPVMIDAFMESVKLLANVANVFTDKLLAGLQVNADRCKSLIDESLMMVTSLAPVLGYENCAKLAKQAFKENKTIRQLVSEQKLIEPAELDRLLDPDSMTRPG; translated from the coding sequence ATGTCTTTCCGCACCGAACGCGACACCATGGGCGAAATGCAAGTCCCCGCCGACGCCCTCTACGGCGCCTCCACCGCGCGGGCGGTCGACAACTTCCCCGTCGCGCTCGAACCGGTTCCCGCCACGGTGATCCACGCCTTCGGTTACCTCAAGGCCGCCTGCGCGCAAGCCAACCAGGAACTCGGCAAGCTCGACGCGAAGATCACCGAGTCGATCGTCGCCGCTTCGCTCGAAGTCGCTGCTGGCAAGCACGACAAGCACTTCCCAGTCGACATCTACCAGACCGGCTCCGGCACCTCGACCAACATGAACGCCAACGAAGTGATCGCGAACCTCGCGAACGATCACCGCGGCATCGGCCTCGGCGCCAAGAACGAGAAGGGCGCCATCCACCCGAACGATCACGTCAACATGGGGCAGTCGTCGAACGACACCTTCCCCGCCGCGATGCACATCGCCGGCGCCGTGCAGATCAAGGATAAGCTCATCCCCGCGCTCACCCGCTTCGCTAACGACCTCGAAGCGAAGGGCAAGGAGTGGGACGAGATCGTCAAGATCGGCCGCACCCACCTGATGGACGCGACGCCAATCCGCGTTGGCCAAGTCTTCGCCGGCTACGCCGCGCAGGCTCAATACGCCGTCGCCCGCGCCGGCCGCGCCTTGGCCGCGTTGGAAGAGAACATGCCGATCGGCGGCACCGCCGTCGGCACCGGCATCAACACGCATCCGGAGTTCGCCAAACGCGTTTGCGCCGCGCTCACCAAACAGCTGGGCGTCAACTTTAAGGAAGCTGAAAACCACTGCGAGGCCCAAGGCGCCAAGGATTCGTTCGTCGCCGCCCATGCAGAGCTGAAGACAATCGCCGTCTCGATGACGAAGATCGCCAACGACATCCGCTGGCTCGGCAGCGGCCCGCGCTGCGGCCTGTTCGAACTCCTGCTCCCCGAAACGCAGCCCGGCAGCTCGATCATGCCGGGTAAGGTGAACCCCGTCATCGCCGAGTCGATGATGATGGTCTGCTGTCGCGTCATCGGCAACGACGCCGTCGTCACCACCTCGGCCCTCGGCGGCATCGGTTCGCTGTTCGAACTGAACGTCGCCATGCCGGTGATGATCGACGCCTTCATGGAATCGGTGAAGCTGCTCGCCAACGTCGCCAACGTCTTCACCGACAAGCTGCTGGCTGGCCTGCAAGTAAACGCAGACCGCTGCAAATCGCTGATCGACGAATCGCTGATGATGGTCACCAGCCTGGCGCCGGTACTCGGCTACGAAAACTGTGCGAAGCTCGCGAAGCAGGCGTTCAAAGAAAACAAGACGATCCGCCAGTTGGTCAGCGAGCAAAAGCTCATCGAACCAGCGGAGCTCGACCGCCTGCTCGACCCCGACAGCATGACGCGGCCAGGTTGA
- a CDS encoding cupin domain-containing protein: protein MDVINLAKAPPFTTKDGSEIRELLAHRNSAIRNQSLAEARIPPGEATAPHYHPQAEEIYYLLEGRGRMQIEDDVREVGPGDAVAIPPGLRHQITTISQEPLRFLCCCAPAYEHADTVMVDNWP from the coding sequence ATGGACGTGATCAACCTCGCCAAAGCCCCGCCGTTTACCACCAAGGACGGCTCTGAAATCCGCGAACTGCTGGCCCACCGCAACTCGGCCATTCGCAACCAGAGCCTCGCTGAAGCCCGCATCCCGCCCGGCGAAGCGACGGCGCCCCATTACCACCCGCAGGCCGAAGAGATTTATTACCTTCTCGAAGGCCGCGGCCGGATGCAGATCGAAGACGACGTCCGCGAAGTCGGCCCCGGCGACGCGGTCGCGATCCCGCCCGGCCTGCGTCACCAGATCACCACGATCAGCCAGGAACCGCTACGCTTCCTCTGCTGCTGCGCCCCCGCCTACGAACACGCGGACACCGTCATGGTCGACAACTGGCCCTAG
- a CDS encoding tetratricopeptide repeat protein: protein MKRCPWLLAMSLVVSLVVGSPSVRAEGNGQEDFDEAMRVKVTAEDMGDLNKVVELLESAIQKGLDVENNDFAEEMLVETLMQRAAQLSAVIQSAPGRRLADDDLQKVVNQATTDLQRAIEYDSAPPQAKVLLAQLLTLPGGDPKEALKLLNEVFEDERLDAMPPKMQAESLIMRAKLLAESDPEKAQADFAAAIELDGKNPEHLLARADFYSRQKKYDEAVADIDAVIELHPEVAGSYLVKATLLREQEKFDDALAALDKAAEIAPNSAGIIQQRGELYRAKGDFPKAIEQFTQVIEAHPGLMLPVIHRAEAYLNDKQYDKALADIETFMKENPEYPAAHGLKAQTLASLERFPEAIEELKKLTEDEEAQPEFQLQLALYYLFANQPREAIAAYSELLEQDDDNFAALRGRADAYLNIGEHAKAVADFKKALEVQPEESGLLNNYAWVLATSPDDDVRDGKLAVELATKACEETDNKESHILSTLAAAYAETGDFDKATEWSKKAIETFESQREAAVKAGNQEKVDELSKELAAELATFEAKKPWRERQTAEEKKPATDEKPAEDEKK from the coding sequence ATGAAACGTTGCCCGTGGCTGTTGGCCATGTCGCTTGTCGTGTCGCTCGTCGTTGGCTCCCCTTCCGTCCGAGCCGAAGGGAACGGGCAGGAGGATTTCGACGAAGCGATGCGGGTGAAGGTCACCGCCGAGGATATGGGCGACCTCAACAAGGTGGTCGAACTGCTCGAATCGGCGATTCAGAAGGGGCTCGACGTCGAGAACAATGACTTCGCCGAGGAGATGCTGGTCGAGACGCTGATGCAGCGAGCGGCCCAGCTGTCGGCGGTCATCCAGTCGGCCCCCGGCCGGCGGCTCGCTGACGACGATCTGCAGAAGGTGGTCAACCAAGCGACGACCGACCTGCAGCGAGCGATTGAGTACGACTCGGCCCCGCCGCAGGCGAAGGTGTTGCTCGCCCAGCTGTTGACGCTGCCGGGGGGCGATCCGAAGGAGGCGCTCAAGCTGCTGAACGAAGTTTTTGAGGACGAGCGACTCGACGCGATGCCGCCAAAGATGCAGGCGGAGTCGCTCATCATGCGGGCGAAGCTGCTCGCCGAGAGCGATCCGGAGAAAGCCCAGGCCGACTTCGCCGCTGCGATCGAGCTCGACGGCAAGAACCCCGAGCACCTCCTCGCGCGGGCCGATTTTTACAGTCGGCAGAAGAAGTACGACGAGGCCGTGGCGGACATCGACGCGGTGATCGAGCTCCATCCTGAAGTGGCTGGCTCGTATCTCGTGAAAGCCACGCTTCTGCGTGAGCAGGAGAAGTTCGACGACGCGCTCGCGGCGCTCGACAAAGCGGCGGAGATTGCCCCCAACTCGGCAGGCATCATTCAGCAGCGGGGCGAACTTTACCGGGCGAAGGGGGACTTCCCGAAGGCGATCGAGCAGTTCACGCAGGTGATTGAAGCCCACCCCGGGCTGATGCTGCCGGTGATTCACCGGGCCGAGGCGTATCTCAACGATAAGCAGTACGACAAGGCGTTGGCGGACATCGAAACATTCATGAAAGAGAACCCCGAGTATCCCGCCGCCCATGGCCTCAAAGCCCAAACGCTGGCTAGTCTCGAGCGCTTTCCGGAAGCGATCGAGGAGCTCAAGAAATTGACGGAAGATGAAGAAGCGCAGCCCGAGTTCCAGCTGCAACTCGCGCTCTACTACCTGTTCGCGAATCAGCCTCGCGAGGCGATCGCGGCGTACAGCGAGTTGCTGGAGCAAGACGACGACAATTTCGCCGCGCTGCGCGGCCGGGCGGACGCTTACCTGAACATCGGCGAACATGCGAAAGCGGTTGCGGACTTCAAGAAAGCGCTGGAGGTCCAGCCTGAGGAATCAGGCCTGTTGAACAACTACGCCTGGGTGTTGGCCACCTCGCCGGACGATGACGTTCGCGACGGCAAGCTCGCCGTTGAGTTGGCCACGAAGGCGTGCGAAGAGACGGATAATAAAGAGTCGCATATTCTCAGCACGCTCGCCGCGGCGTACGCCGAGACGGGCGATTTCGACAAAGCGACGGAGTGGTCGAAAAAGGCGATCGAGACGTTCGAGTCGCAACGCGAAGCCGCGGTGAAGGCGGGCAACCAGGAGAAGGTCGACGAACTGTCGAAGGAGCTGGCGGCCGAACTGGCAACGTTCGAAGCGAAGAAGCCGTGGCGAGAACGGCAGACCGCGGAGGAGAAGAAGCCGGCGACTGACGAGAAACCCGCCGAGGACGAAAAAAAGTAA
- a CDS encoding ferritin — protein MLNAVVQDAINDQINYELFSSYQYLSMAAWCEHEQFVGCASWLRIQSQEEYAHAMRLYDFLLARNAPIKLKAIAAPEQKFASVASVFEKALEQEQKVTEQIDRLYELAFNEKAFAALVELEWFITEQVEEEKTSREVVHKFKMVKDDPSALLDLDRELGGRATATDATA, from the coding sequence ATGCTCAATGCCGTGGTGCAAGACGCCATCAACGACCAGATCAATTACGAGCTCTTTTCCTCGTACCAATACCTCTCGATGGCGGCGTGGTGCGAGCACGAGCAATTCGTCGGCTGTGCGAGCTGGCTGCGGATCCAAAGCCAGGAAGAGTACGCCCATGCGATGCGGCTGTACGATTTCTTGCTGGCCCGCAACGCGCCGATCAAACTGAAGGCGATTGCCGCTCCTGAGCAGAAATTCGCTTCCGTGGCGAGCGTCTTCGAGAAAGCTCTCGAGCAAGAGCAGAAGGTGACCGAGCAGATCGACCGCCTTTACGAGCTGGCGTTCAACGAAAAGGCGTTCGCCGCGCTCGTGGAACTCGAGTGGTTCATCACCGAGCAGGTCGAGGAAGAGAAGACCTCGCGCGAGGTGGTCCACAAGTTCAAGATGGTGAAGGACGATCCTTCAGCGCTCTTGGATCTTGATCGCGAACTCGGCGGCCGGGCGACGGCGACCGATGCGACGGCGTAA
- a CDS encoding FmdB family zinc ribbon protein gives MPLYEFVCRDCQKEQEHLVRGSETPTCDSCGGTKLSKLLSVPAVAHLGGEAASPRPMGGGGCGTGCGCH, from the coding sequence ATGCCCCTCTACGAATTCGTCTGCCGCGATTGCCAAAAGGAACAGGAACACCTCGTCCGCGGCAGCGAGACGCCGACCTGCGACTCCTGCGGCGGCACGAAGTTGTCGAAGCTGTTGAGCGTCCCTGCGGTGGCCCACCTCGGCGGCGAAGCGGCGAGCCCCCGACCGATGGGCGGCGGTGGCTGCGGCACCGGTTGCGGCTGCCACTAA